A genomic segment from Clarias gariepinus isolate MV-2021 ecotype Netherlands chromosome 11, CGAR_prim_01v2, whole genome shotgun sequence encodes:
- the LOC128533499 gene encoding olfactory receptor 52K1-like → MMLAHGQNISITTFTLTGFHDLGQWGGILSIPYLLIFLLSCTSNLILIYLIISQRALHTPMCLLIGLMAVVDLSMPIFFIPNMLINLLFNWKGISLVGCLVQMFCIHCVGTFQCTILLWIALDCFFVICKPLYYHKYMAMTNFLKFIIFPVIRNVFVIIIMVSWAGKLTFCTTNKIDHCFCEHMALVQLACGDISINSALGLLAVFFTVTADCIFFTIFYIAILYSVLKSGKACLKAVYNTCITHIIVMTVGLTFALIAFLSYRIRNNFSPSSRVFLNTMYLIFSKLF, encoded by the coding sequence ATGATGTTGGCTCATGGTCAAAATATTTCAATTACAACATTTACACTTACTGGTTTTCACGATTTGGGGCAATGGGGGGGCATTCTATCAATTCCCTAtcttctcatttttttattgtcctgTACTTCAAACCTTATACTCATATACTTAATAATATCTCAGAGAGCTCTTCACACTCCTATGTGTCTACTCATTGGTCTTATGGCAGTTGTGGACCTTTCTATGCCAATATTTTTTATACCAAATATGCtgataaatttattatttaattggaAAGGAATTTCACTTGTGGGCTGtttggtgcaaatgttttgcaTTCATTGTGTTGGTACCTTTCAATGTACTATACTTCTTTGGATAGCTctggattgtttttttgttatatgtAAACCTCTTTATTACCACAAATACATGGCAATGACCAACTTTCTAAAATTCATAATATTTCCAGTTATCAGAAATGTctttgtaattattataatgGTTTCTTGGGCTGGAAAATTGACCTTTTGTACAACGAATAAAATAGATCATTGTTTTTGTGAACACATGGCGTTGGTTCAGCTGGCATGTGGGGATATTTCCATTAACAGTGCTTTAGGacttttagctgttttttttacagtgactgctgattgtattttctttacaatattttatatagCAATACTTTATTCTGTCCTGAAATCAGGTAAAGCTTGCTTAAAAGCTGTATATAACACCTGCATTACTCATATAATTGTCATGACAGTTGGTCTGACTTTTGCTTTAATTGCCTTTTTGTCATATAGAATAAGAAACAATTTCTCTCCCTCCAGCCGTGTTTTCCTAAATACAATGTACTTGATTTTTTCCAAGCTgttttaa